A stretch of the Glycine soja cultivar W05 chromosome 13, ASM419377v2, whole genome shotgun sequence genome encodes the following:
- the LOC114381593 gene encoding uncharacterized protein LOC114381593 — protein sequence MANPVVASISANLNSVPVLDGANFKDRKENMEIVLGCMDLDLALRIEKPPSPMDSRALTSAKEFLAEIEKCFAKSDKAETSTLLQNLISMKYQGKGNFREYIMGMSNIAPKLKALKLELSEDLLIHLVLIFLPSQFSQFKISYNCQKEKWSLNELISYYVQEEERLKQERTESADVVSTSKDKGKRKRIEEPKMKLLRVQDKRNKIRVTTISFAVSLDM from the exons atGGCTAATCCAG TTGTTGCTTCTATATCTGCTAATCTGAATTCGGTTCCAGTTCTTGATGGTGCAAATTTTAAGGACCGGAAAGAGAACATGGAAATTGTTCTTGGTTGCATGGATCTAGACCTTGCATTAAGGATTGAGAAACCCCCTTCTCCTATGGATTCCA GGGCACTAACTAGTGCCAAAGAATTCCTTGCTGAAATTGAAAAGTGCTTTGCAAAAAGCGATAAGGCGGAAACAAGTACTCTCCTTCAGAACTTGATTTCCATGAAGTATCAAGGCAAAGGAAATTTCAGGGAATACATTATGGGAATGTCAAATATTGCTCCAAAATTAAAGGCACTAAAGCTCGAGTTATCGGAAGACTTGCTTATTCATTTAGTGTTGATTTTTCTTCCTTCGCAGTTTAGTCAGTTTAAGATCTCTTATAACTGTCAGAAGGAGAAATGGTCTCTTAATGAGCTCATTTCATACTATGTGCAAGAAGAGGAAAGGTTGAAGCAAGAAAGGACTGAAAGTGCTGATGTTGTGAGTACCTCTAAAGACAAGGGCAAAAGAAAAAGGATTGAGGAGCCCAAAATGAAGCTGCTAAGGGTCCaggacaaaagaaacaaaatcaggGTGACAACTATTTCTTTTGCAGTAAGCCTGGACatgtaa
- the LOC114381970 gene encoding nuclear speckle RNA-binding protein B-like, whose product MNSQDIPSGRSPKRQLQGPRPPPLRINKDSHKIKKKPPVAPPSSQPQPPLRQPVIIYTVSPKVIHTTPSDFMSLVQRLTSSSSSSSSSSSNKVSIDPLNGNKGHGGGSGIVSPAGRYATIEMARTTTQSTKQHPIENSDDVGGVDLVGHGVLLKRPNMFHGILSPGPSSSLSPIPSNFFSPPSIDPNMGSFYHDLSPILRNNRNFMEGTTTTATFIMPSPSNFVSPRTPSIDLFNNFSDN is encoded by the coding sequence ATGAACTCACAAGACATTCCCTCAGGAAGATCACCAAAAAGACAACTCCAAGGCCCTCGTCCTCCACCTCTTAGGATAAACAAGGACTCCCACAAGATCAAGAAGAAGCCCCCGGTGGCGCCGCCTTCATCACAACCGCAACCACCGCTGCGCCAACCGGTGATCATCTACACCGTCTCTCCGAAAGTAATCCACACCACACCAAGTGACTTCATGAGCCTCGTTCAACGCCTCACCAgctcttcgtcttcctcttcATCGTCCTCTTCCAATAAGGTCTCAATCGACCCTTTAAATGGCAACAAAGGCCATGGTGGTGGTAGTGGCATAGTTTCGCCCGCGGGTCGATACGCCACAATAGAGATGGCTAGAACAACAACTCAAAGCACTAAACAACACCCAATTGAGAATAGTGATGATGTTGGAGGGGTAGATTTAGTAGGTCATGGGGTGTTGTTGAAGAGACCAAACATGTTTCATGGGATTTTGTCCCCGGGACCATCTTCGTCTTTATCTCCCATTCCTTCAAATTTCTTCTCTCCACCGTCGATTGATCCAAACATGGGTAGCTTTTATCATGATTTAAGCCCCATCCTTCGTAATAACAGAAATTTCATGGAGGGTACTACTACTACTGCTACTTTCATCATGCCTAGCCCTTCAAACTTTGTTTCACCTCGTACTCCTTCCATTGACCTATTCAATAATTTCTCcgacaattaa